One region of Anoplopoma fimbria isolate UVic2021 breed Golden Eagle Sablefish chromosome 10, Afim_UVic_2022, whole genome shotgun sequence genomic DNA includes:
- the nrm gene encoding nurim, whose amino-acid sequence MASVRLRGWALCTVSLINSAFVFITGADFIRFISFRAIYHNITGDTTLCQDSIPWSVALQDSSVLWCLFVDLGLLALFIIQHSLLAWSPVKQTLQSVLGALNRTAYCFTTALALQIIIHYWQPVTGAPCLWSVRHAPWSIWFPLLCFSLHFLCWAIICSIFMIFDYPELLGIKQVYYDCLGLGDPMSHKSPRAQRLLSHLRHPVCIELGVVLWLLPALSLDRLLLAGTLSTYLALAHSLDKQDLAYLCVHVNHKLQLFAEPHKGSADTSDQKEK is encoded by the exons ATGGCGTCAGTCAGGCTACGCGGTTGGGCTCTCTGCACCGTGTCTTTAATAAACTCTGCGTTTGTTTTCATAACTGGTGCAGACTTTATTCGGTTTATATCATTTCGAGCCATTTACCACAACATCACCGGGGACACGACGCTCTGTCAAG ACTCTATACCGTGGTCGGTGGCCCTGCAGGACAGCTCTGTCCTCTGGTGTCTTTTCGTGGATCTGGGACTGCTGGCTCTCTTCATCATACAGCACAGTCTGCTGGCCTGGTCACCCGTCAAACAGACCCTCCAATCAGTGCTGGGGGCCCTGAACAGGACGGCTTACTGCTTCACCACGGCACTGGCACTTCAG ATCATCATACATTACTGGCAGCCTGTGACCGGCGCCCCCTGTCTGTGGTCGGTGCGTCATGCACCCTGGAGTATCTGGttccctctgctctgcttcagtTTGCACTTCCTCTGCTGGGCAATCATCTGCAGCATCTTCATGATCTTTGATTACCCTGAACTGTTGGGCATCAAGCAG gtgtACTATGATTGTCTCGGTTTAGGGGACCCCATGTCTCACAAGTCACCTCGCGCCCAGCGCCTCCTGTCTCACCTCCGCCACCCGGTGTGCATTGAGCTGGGCGTCGTGCTGTGGCTCCTGCCGGCCTTGTCCCTGGACAGGCTCCTGCTGGCGGGGACTCTGTCGACCTACCTGGCTCTGGCACACTCTCTGGACAAACAGGATTTAGCCTACCTCTGCGTCCATGTTAACCACAAGCTGCAGCTCTTTGCCGAGCCGCACAAGGGCAGTGCCGACACCAGCGACCAGAAGGAGAAGTGA
- the ppp1r18 gene encoding uncharacterized protein ppp1r18: MDLREILAGGGSITEIRASEVLIIKPSASPEERSPEVGRGRRGSGREDGEINCSMVVRRESFGRELRTDKSWLREKEKERPWGQATVIKDDRKDSLDDNVFVEKGGRVSQLLSKFGQHPKPPSRSKSSDNMLQPWRRKLSGDEEDQQSEGDGRNMLLKAVPKRSFSFSDRVLCAKENGLEDDRYYARKTRDRIHSNKCVAPWVDDAGVGNETTEKIKLGCTRLLDKDPFGKQKDGQLKNEDEKGGQRRNEAEMCPSIQHRSQVKKVEPVDTRALERPSDADGDEGFTVASVKNTEGISFARRVAIRQDGKARAEREAKRPLGEKSLEKEMSMEKQSEAGGQIEEQVCDKKVSDCRREEGFERSIPSESLQKSHVESAFTECSSLLCAVTDRTRDLHRGPEWSGTGQQGNYLAHSVLSQHTEELISKIEKIGDTTIYGNEKGERAFKAAYEMTKGSDQEIGSEMLLNDATPRSPKRIAPIGIPPVPLEIQIPRSVFYVAEEMVERKKSVGQSDDGQDCEGGKGVERRDSWRVGKPLSRIESLREKIRQKELEKRRQREAQGGGGSEDAEIDDTYTARDRHDEKGTEIEWEAAAQMRKKLVEAERGQEDSAAQTTTTVFDVTQEVSVLKTCLQLPVSVPNSQATRGEEVTSGYTTAASEVICESFQISGDENDPVKHVEEELRRHRSQHESRGAEREEEEEKELSEEEVEESASHLNLVQSLSPLPPLPTSLAAMSRIYNLETVSSRSGLCLRERTVDLPSVHLVKVKPLRSNGQQGDGKTFSGENICGVQTIQRQIEQFQLKEQETLKSCTSPNTLLKDWETKGHQSPRGLLKPQVKDDEKPPEKDQETSESNPNVSPRPVLSPTSQLKQSNQTITVNPSLLRSQSPDNTLKPSDCAPTPASSPCSPSPSQSPSISPSPTRSPTLFSIRSASGGQVKRGATITITPKKPAGGGVTGTTTGSRAVGSKPSKTSSQQAQMTSAVAEPAKKKKYPTVEEIEVIGGYQNLDKSCLVKNRGTPKRGKVCFDEDKLEQVCEYPSETSMLACTPSPHDLWRTEKLQGEEVQEEEAEVEGGAIFSKSTRNVGIGTGGGLRVDESCPR; encoded by the coding sequence atGGACCTGAGGGAGATCCTGGCCGGAGGAGGTAGCATCACCGAGATCCGAGCCTCTGAAGTTCTGATCATAAAGCCCTCTGCAAGCCCCGAAGAGAGGAGTCCAGAAgtaggaagaggaaggagaggttCGGgtagagaggatggagagataAATTGCAGCATGGTTGTAAGGAGGGAGAGTTTTGGCAGGGAGCTCAGAACAGACAAGTCCTggctgagagaaaaagagaaagagagaccatGGGGCCAGGCGACGGTTATTAAAGATGACAGGAAGGACAGCTTGGATGATAACGTATTTGttgaaaaaggagggagggtCAGCCAGCTGCTGAGTAAATTTGGACAACACCCAAAGCCTCCATCTCGATCCAAAAGCTCTGATAATATGCTCCAGCCTTGGCGCAGAAAACTCTCAGGAGATGAAGAAGACCAACAATCTGAGGGAGACGGGAGGAACATGCTGCTGAAAGCTGTGCCGAAACGCTCATTTAGCTTCTCTGATCGTGTCCTCTGCGCTAAGGAGAATGGCTTAGAAGATGATCGGTATTATGCGAGGAAAACTCGTGACAGGATACATTCAAACAAGTGCGTAGCACCGTGGGTAGACGATGCAGGCGTAGGGAATGAAACCACAGAAAAGATCAAACTGGGGTGCACACGGCTTTTAGATAAAGACCCGTTTGGAAAGCAAAAAGACGGACAATTAAAAAATGAGGATGAAAAGGGGGGCCAGAGGAGAAACGAAGCAGAAATGTGTCCCTCAATCCAACACAGGAGCCAAGTTAAGAAAGTGGAGCCTGTTGATACGAGGGCTTTGGAAAGGCCCAGCGATGCAGATGGAGACGAGGGGTTCACAGTGGCATCGgtcaaaaacacagagggaatCTCTTTTGCTAGAAGAGTTGCGATCCGGCAGGATGGGAAAGCAAGAGCTGAAAGAGAGGCGAAGCGCCCGTTAGGTGAGAAAAGTCTAGAAAAGGAGATGAGTATGGAAAAACAATCAGAGGCAGGGGGACAGATTGAGGAGCAAGTTTGTGATAAAAAGGTGTCTGATTGTCGGAGAGAAGAGGGATTCGAAAGATCCATCCCATCTGAGAGTTTGCAGAAGAGTCACGTCGAGTCAGCCTTTACAGAGTGCTCCAGTTTGCTCTGTGCTGTCACCGATAGGACTAGAGACCTTCACAGAGGGCCAGAGTGGAGTGGTACAGGGCAACAAGGAAATTACCTAGCACACTCTGTTTTGTCCCAACACACAGAGGAGCTTATAAGTAAAATCGAAAAAATAGGTGACACAACTATTTATGGCAACGAGAAAGGAGAAAGGGCTTTCAAGGCTGCGTATGAAATGACCAAAGGATCAGATCAGGAAATTGGTTCAGAGATGCTCCTTAATGATGCAACCCCCAGATCTCCAAAAAGGATTGCACCCATAGGGATCCCTCCGGTTCCCCTGGAGATTCAAATCCCCAGAAGTGTGTTTTACGTTGCCGAAGAAAtggtagagagaaaaaaatccgTGGGTCAAAGTGACGACGGGCAAGACTGTGAAGGAGGTAAAGGGGTTGAGAGGAGGGATAGTTGGAGGGTTGGGAAACCCCTGAGCCGCATCGAGTCCCTGCGAGAGAAAATAAGGCAAAAAGAGCTGGAGAAacggagacaaagagaggcacagggtggaggagggagtgaAGATGCAGAGATAGACGACACTTACACAGCCAGGGACAGGCATGACGAAAAGGGAACTGAAATAGAGTGGGAAGCTGCAGCACAGATGCGGAAGAAGCTGGTCGAAGCAGAGAGGGGACAGGAAGACTCGGCAGCGCAGACAACCACGACTGTATTTGACGTCACACAGGAAGTCAGCGTGTTGAAAACCTGCCtccaacttcctgtttctgtcccaAACTCACAAGccaccagaggagaggaagtaACAAGCGGGTACACTACTGCTGCCTCCGAAGTTATCTGTGAAAGCTTCCAGATATCTGGGGATGAAAACGACCCTGTGAAACATGTGGAGGAAGAGCTGAGGCGCCACAGAAGCCAACAcgagagcagaggagcagaaagggaggaggaggaggaaaaggagctCTCAGAGGAAGAGGTAGAGGAATCCGCATCGCATCTTAACCTTGTGCAATCTCTCTCCCCTTTACCGCCTCTTCCCACCTCCCTCGCAGCCATGAGCCGGATCTACAACTTGGAGACAGTTAGCTCGAGGTCGGGCTTGTGCCTGAGGGAGAGGACCGTAGACCTCCCATCCGTTCACCTTGTTAAAGTGAAGCCCCTCAGATCAAACGGACAGCAGGGGGACGGCAAAACATTTTCAGGTGAGAACATTTGCGGGGTTCAGACAATACAACGACAGATAGAGCAGTTTCAGCTGAAAGAGCAGGAAACACTGAAGTCTTGTACGTCACCAAACACCCTTCTTAAGGACTGGGAGACAAAGGGGCATCAAAGCCCCAGAGGATTGTTAAAGCCTCAGGTAAAGGACGATGAAAAGCCCCCGGAGAAAGATCAAGAAACGTCAGAATCGAATCCCAATGTATCACCTCGGCCTGTCCTATCTCCAACATCTCAGCTCAAACAATCGAACCAAACTATTACAGTCAACCCCTCACTTCTCAGAAGCCAATCCCCGGACAATACTCTGAAACCCTCGGATTGTGCCCCGACCCCGGCCTCATCCCCATGCTCCCCTTCTCCTTCCCAGTCTCCGagcatctctccatctccaaCCCGATCGCCCACGCTCTTCTCCATCAGGAGTGCCTCTGGAGGCCAAGTGAAGAGAGGTGCCACCATCACAATCACCCCAAAAAAGCCTGCCGGAGGAGGGGTGACAGGAACCACAACTGGGTCCAGGGCAGTAGGGTCGAAACCCTCAAAGACTTCATCGCAGCAGGCCCAGATGACCTCCGCTGTGGCCGAGCCAGCGAAAAAGAAGAAGTACCCCACAGTGGAAGAGATTGAGGTGATTGGTGGATATCAGAATCTAGACAAGTCTTGTCTCGTCAAGAATAGGGGGACCCCAAAAAGG